A region from the Pelobates fuscus isolate aPelFus1 chromosome 3, aPelFus1.pri, whole genome shotgun sequence genome encodes:
- the ARL1 gene encoding ADP-ribosylation factor-like protein 1, with amino-acid sequence MGGFFSSIFSSLFGTREMRILILGLDGAGKTTILYRLQVGEVVTTIPTIGFNVETVTYKNLKFQVWDLGGQTSIRPYWRCYYSNTDAVIYVVDSCDRDRIGISKSELVAMLEEEELKKAILVVFANKQDMEQAMTPTEVANSLGLPALKDRKWQIFKTSAMKGTGLDEAMEWLVESLKSRQ; translated from the exons ATGG GGGGTTTCTTTTCCAGCATCTTTTCCAGCCTGTTTGGAACTCGGGAAATGAGAATTTTGATTCTGGGTCTTGACGGAGCAGGAAAGACAACGATTCTTTACAGATTACAAGTGGGAGAAGTTGTAACCACAATTCCAA CAATCGGTTTTAATGTTGAGACAGTAACTTACAAGAATCTTAAATTTCAAGTATGGGACTTAGGAGGACAAACAAGTATCAG ACCCTATTGGCGTTGCTATTATTCCAACACTGATGCTGTGATTTACGTAGTAGACAGCTGTGACAGAGACAGAATTGGAATCTCCAAGTCTGAACTGGTTGCCATGTTAGAG GAAGAAGAATTAAAGAAAGCTATCTTAGTAGTGTTTGCTAACAAACAAGACATGGAGCAGGCCATGACACCTACAGAGGTTGCTAATTCCCTTGGCTTGCCAGCGTTGAAAGACCGTAAATGGCAGATTTTCAAAACCTCCGCAATGAAGGGCACTGGACTTGACGAAGCTATGGAATG GTTGGTTGAATCCTTGAAAAGCAGGCAGTAA